In Neofelis nebulosa isolate mNeoNeb1 chromosome 7, mNeoNeb1.pri, whole genome shotgun sequence, the following proteins share a genomic window:
- the LOC131517994 gene encoding uncharacterized protein LOC131517994 — MPIERAEIQREPNRVLVEYCAEGAGQGRGRGGAGAGRARGEVSPVAPGACANQPSGSSSRRAAFHVFSRLLSPHFQSLRFTGRHAPPAGSSPTSPPPRDPIGAPTRPPPGPLGVPPPPPAPQVVCGQRRCARDGFCDLLSTERVRAEQSERPQKSVGGRSCGAALTPEELSEQAVACLKEEKRLAGLTLQPLWVFSSQPCVFVKADENFMMKNRIRRTATEGQGWRRSRHQMYFMGGNARI, encoded by the exons ATGCCCATTGAGAGGgcagaaatacaaagagaa CCTAACAGAGTACTAGTAGAGTACTGCGCggaaggggcggggcaggggcggggcaggggcggggcaggggcggggcgagCCCGTGGGGAGGTCTCCCCTGTGGCCCCGGGCGCCTGCGCAAATCAGCCCTCTGGAAGCTCCAGCCGTCGGGCCGCGTTTCACGTCTTCTCGCGCTTGCTGTCTCCTCATTTCCAGTCGCTTCGCTTCACTGGACGCCATGCCCCGCCTGCTGGTTCTTCGCCTACTTCCCCGCCGCCGCGTGACCCAATTGGGGCTCCAACCCGGCCGCCGCCTGGCCCGCTCGGagtcccgccgccgccgccagcacCCCAAGTTGTCTGTG GACAGCGCCGTTGCGCTCGTGATGGTTTTTGCGACCTTCTTAGCACCGAGCGGGTACGTGCTGAGCAATCTGAGCGACCTCAGAAGAGCGTAGGTGGAAGAAGCTGTGGAGCTGCGTTAACACCCGAGGAGCTTTCAGAACAAGCGGTGGCTTGCTTAAAGGAGGAAAAGCGTTTAGCTGGGCTGACGCTGCAGCCATTGTGGGTATTCAGTTCACAACCGTGtgtttttg TGAAAGCTGATGAGAATTTCATGatgaaaaatagaataagaagAACGGCAACAGAAGGTCAGGGATGGCGGCGGTCACGCCATCAAATGTATTTTATGGGAGGGAATGCACGTATCTAG